In a genomic window of Phalacrocorax aristotelis chromosome 8, bGulAri2.1, whole genome shotgun sequence:
- the RGS14 gene encoding regulator of G-protein signaling 14 isoform X2, whose amino-acid sequence MQGKAKLLLVHNGRMGPAVSDGELNTSRARGSNHSVNSLPGPPATRGSAQGSVASWAESFETLLQDRVAVTYFTEFLKKEFSAENVYFWQACERFQQIPASDTQQLAQEARRIYDEFLSSHSVSPVNIDKQAWIGEDMLATPSPDMFRIQQLQIFNLMKFDSYTRFVKSPLYQACLRAESQGQPLPDLRPHSRSSSPPPDLSKKSKLKLGKSLPLGVETVGSGANRSPRRSFRKGERREPSWAEGGEGGGSTMLWRESQGSLNSSASLDLGFLSSASTATSPWTEGHRKSLGGSEAELPAKPMKYCCVYLPDGTASLASVRPGHSIRDMLAGICEKRGFSLPDVKVYLVGNEQKALVLDQDSSVLADQEVKLENRISFELEISSLNKTIRITAKSTKRIREALQPVLGKYGVSMELVLLRRQGEPDTVDLEKLVSTVAAQKLVLETLAEIRVMESAEAAAAPSPLRSEEGSSTGTESGTLWEMPSFSRPRSAAATNLNRRTYDLEGLVELLNRAQSCRANDQRGLLSKEDLVLPDFLQLPGQHDSACSGSDQPHTPHPGSEGNGHPQPTEPTLAQPAVDHELR is encoded by the exons ATGCAGGGCAAGGCCAAGCTGCTGCTGGTCCACAACGGCCGCATG GGCCCAGCTGTGTCAGATGGAG agttaaacacctccagggcccGTGGCAGCAACCACAGCGTTAATAGCCTGCCGGGACCACCGGCCACCCGTGGCTCCGCACAGGGCTCTGTGGCCAGCTGGGCCGAATCCTTTGAGACGCTGCTGCAGGACCGCGTGGCCGTCACTTACTTCACT GAGTTCCTCAAGAAGGAGTTCAGCGCCGAAAACGTCTACTTCTGGCAGGCATGCGAGCGCTTTCAGCAGATCCCAGCTAGTGACACGCAGCAG ctGGCCCAGGAGGCACGGCGAATCTACGATGAGTTCCTCTCCAGCCACTCAGTCAGTCCCGTGAACATTGACAAGCAGGCCTGGATTGGGGAGGACATGCtggccaccccctccccagacaTGTTTCGTATCCAGCAGCTCCAG ATCTTTAACCTGATGAAGTTTGACAGCTACACGCGCTTTGTGAAATCCCCCCTCTACCAGGCCTGCCTGCGGGCAGAGAGCCaggggcagcccctgcctgaCCTGCGGCCCCACTCCCGCAGCAGCAGTCCCCCGCCTGACCTCAGCAAG AAGTCAAAGCTGAAGCTGGGCAAGTCCCTCCCACTGGGAGTGGAGACAGTAGGCAGTGGTGCCAACCGTAGCCCCCGCCGGTCCTTCAGGAAGGGAGAGCGGCGGGAGCCCTCCTGGGCAG AGGGGGGAGAAGGCGGTGGGAGCACCATGCTGTGGCGGGAGTCCCAGGGCTCACTTAACTCCTCAGCCAGCCTGGACCTGGGCTTCCTGTCCtcagccagcacagccaccaGCCCCTGGACGGAG GGCCATCGGAAGAGCCTGGGAGGCAGTGAGGCAGAGCTGCCGGCCAAGCCCATGAAGTACTGCTGTGTGTACCTGCCTGATGGTACAGCCTCACTGGCCTCTGTCCGGCCTGGCCACTCCATCCGCGACATGCTGGCAGGGATATGCGAGAAGCGTGGCTTCAGCCTCCCTGATGTCAAGGTCTACCTGGTGGGGAATGAGCAG aaAGCGCTGGTGCTAGACCAGGACTCCTCCGTGTTGGCAGACCAGGAGGTGAAGCTGGAGAACAGGATAAGCTTTGA GCTGGAAATCTCCTCCCTCAATAAGACCATCCGAATCACAGCAAAGTCAACCAAGCGCATCCGGGAAGCGCTGCAGCCCGTGCTGGGGAAGTACGGCGTGAGCAtggagctggtgctgctgcgGCGG CAAGGTGAGCCAGACACCGTGGACCTGGAGAAGCTAGTCAGCACAGTGGCTGCTCAGAAACTCGTCCTGGAAACACTGGCGG AAATACGAGTGATGGAAAGCGCTGAGGCTgcggccgccccctccccactccGGAGTGAG GAGGGAAGCTCAACAGGAACAGAGTCTGGCACGCTGTGGGAGATGCCCTCCTTCTCCCGGCCCCGGTCTGCAGCTGCCACGAACCTGAACCGCCGCACATACGACCTGGAAG GATTGGTGGAGCTACTGAACCGTGCCCAGAGCTGCCGGGCCAATGACCAGCGTGGGTTGCTCTCCAAGGAGGACCTGGTCCTGCCTGACTTCCTTCAGCTTCCTGGGCAGCACGACAGCGCCTGCAGTGGGTCGGATCAGCCCCACACCCCTCATCCAGGCTCTGAGGGAAACGGCCATCCTCAGCCCACAGAGCCCACGCTGGCTCAGCCTGCGGTCGACCATGAGCTCCGATGA
- the RGS14 gene encoding regulator of G-protein signaling 14 isoform X1, translated as MQGKAKLLLVHNGRMGPAVSDGELNTSRARGSNHSVNSLPGPPATRGSAQGSVASWAESFETLLQDRVAVTYFTEFLKKEFSAENVYFWQACERFQQIPASDTQQIFNLMKFDSYTRFVKSPLYQACLRAESQGQPLPDLRPHSRSSSPPPDLSKKSKLKLGKSLPLGVETVGSGANRSPRRSFRKGERREPSWAEGGEGGGSTMLWRESQGSLNSSASLDLGFLSSASTATSPWTEGHRKSLGGSEAELPAKPMKYCCVYLPDGTASLASVRPGHSIRDMLAGICEKRGFSLPDVKVYLVGNEQKALVLDQDSSVLADQEVKLENRISFELEISSLNKTIRITAKSTKRIREALQPVLGKYGVSMELVLLRRQGEPDTVDLEKLVSTVAAQKLVLETLAEIRVMESAEAAAAPSPLRSEEGSSTGTESGTLWEMPSFSRPRSAAATNLNRRTYDLEGLVELLNRAQSCRANDQRGLLSKEDLVLPDFLQLPGQHDSACSGSDQPHTPHPGSEGNGHPQPTEPTLAQPAVDHELR; from the exons ATGCAGGGCAAGGCCAAGCTGCTGCTGGTCCACAACGGCCGCATG GGCCCAGCTGTGTCAGATGGAG agttaaacacctccagggcccGTGGCAGCAACCACAGCGTTAATAGCCTGCCGGGACCACCGGCCACCCGTGGCTCCGCACAGGGCTCTGTGGCCAGCTGGGCCGAATCCTTTGAGACGCTGCTGCAGGACCGCGTGGCCGTCACTTACTTCACT GAGTTCCTCAAGAAGGAGTTCAGCGCCGAAAACGTCTACTTCTGGCAGGCATGCGAGCGCTTTCAGCAGATCCCAGCTAGTGACACGCAGCAG ATCTTTAACCTGATGAAGTTTGACAGCTACACGCGCTTTGTGAAATCCCCCCTCTACCAGGCCTGCCTGCGGGCAGAGAGCCaggggcagcccctgcctgaCCTGCGGCCCCACTCCCGCAGCAGCAGTCCCCCGCCTGACCTCAGCAAG AAGTCAAAGCTGAAGCTGGGCAAGTCCCTCCCACTGGGAGTGGAGACAGTAGGCAGTGGTGCCAACCGTAGCCCCCGCCGGTCCTTCAGGAAGGGAGAGCGGCGGGAGCCCTCCTGGGCAG AGGGGGGAGAAGGCGGTGGGAGCACCATGCTGTGGCGGGAGTCCCAGGGCTCACTTAACTCCTCAGCCAGCCTGGACCTGGGCTTCCTGTCCtcagccagcacagccaccaGCCCCTGGACGGAG GGCCATCGGAAGAGCCTGGGAGGCAGTGAGGCAGAGCTGCCGGCCAAGCCCATGAAGTACTGCTGTGTGTACCTGCCTGATGGTACAGCCTCACTGGCCTCTGTCCGGCCTGGCCACTCCATCCGCGACATGCTGGCAGGGATATGCGAGAAGCGTGGCTTCAGCCTCCCTGATGTCAAGGTCTACCTGGTGGGGAATGAGCAG aaAGCGCTGGTGCTAGACCAGGACTCCTCCGTGTTGGCAGACCAGGAGGTGAAGCTGGAGAACAGGATAAGCTTTGA GCTGGAAATCTCCTCCCTCAATAAGACCATCCGAATCACAGCAAAGTCAACCAAGCGCATCCGGGAAGCGCTGCAGCCCGTGCTGGGGAAGTACGGCGTGAGCAtggagctggtgctgctgcgGCGG CAAGGTGAGCCAGACACCGTGGACCTGGAGAAGCTAGTCAGCACAGTGGCTGCTCAGAAACTCGTCCTGGAAACACTGGCGG AAATACGAGTGATGGAAAGCGCTGAGGCTgcggccgccccctccccactccGGAGTGAG GAGGGAAGCTCAACAGGAACAGAGTCTGGCACGCTGTGGGAGATGCCCTCCTTCTCCCGGCCCCGGTCTGCAGCTGCCACGAACCTGAACCGCCGCACATACGACCTGGAAG GATTGGTGGAGCTACTGAACCGTGCCCAGAGCTGCCGGGCCAATGACCAGCGTGGGTTGCTCTCCAAGGAGGACCTGGTCCTGCCTGACTTCCTTCAGCTTCCTGGGCAGCACGACAGCGCCTGCAGTGGGTCGGATCAGCCCCACACCCCTCATCCAGGCTCTGAGGGAAACGGCCATCCTCAGCCCACAGAGCCCACGCTGGCTCAGCCTGCGGTCGACCATGAGCTCCGATGA